The genomic interval GGGTTAATTCTTTTCAGCCCGATACTCGTAATTGCTTCGTTATTGATAATAATTGATTCTAAATTACCTGTATTATACAAACAAAGCAGAGTAGGACTACTGAATCGGGATTTTGAATTATATAAATTCAGAACCATGAAAGTAAACAGTGGAAATAATTCTTTTTTAACGTCTGATCCTGAAGCTAACCGTATTACAAGTGCAGGCAAAGTACTAAGGAAATTCAAGATAGATGAACTTCCTCAGCTTTGGAATGTGCTCAAAGGAGATATGAGTTTTGTAGGTCCCAGACCGGAACTTAGAAAATATGTTAATCTTTATACTGAACAACAAAAAGAAATTCTGAAAGTAAAGCCGGGAATAACAGACTATGCTACAATAAAATTCATTAATGAAGAAGAGCTGCTGGCAAAATCTGATAATCCCGAAAAATTATATATAAATAAAATATTACCTGAGAAAATATTATTGAACAGATTATATTTAAATAATATTAAGGTAACGGAATATTTTAAAATTATTTTTCTTACAATTTACTACATAATAAGACAAAGGCAGGGGGAAACAAAGCCGTGATGTTCTTAAATCCATATCTTAAAAAAATACGAAACAGACATCTGTTAATACTGGATGTGCTGTTCTTTTTAATATCACCATTTTTAGCTTTATTACTGAGAGTTGAAGACGCTTCTTTTATTACAATTCATATAGTTGCAATTTTTAATTATGTTTTAGTATCGCTCTTTATAAAATTAATTGTAAACTATTATCTTGGTCTTTATAAAAAATTCTGGCACGTTGCAAGCATAGATGAACTTGCCAAAATTATTCTTGCCTTCATTCTATTTAATACATTCCAGTATGCCTTCCTTATATTATTGAGGTCTCAGGTAAAGATTTTTGACGGCATCCCAAATTCACTTCCATTAATTGATTCATTTATAACTTATATATTCTTTTCTGCATCAAGATTCAGCATCCGATTAATAGAAAGACTTGAGCAAAGAAAAAATTTACGCGGCTCTGGTGAAAAAGTTTTAATCTACGGAGCAGGAAAAGCGGGAGTAAAAATTGTAGAAGAAATGCAAAGGCATCCAAGCAACGGATTGAATCCTGTTGCTTTTATTGATGACGACAAGAAAAAAGCCGGACTGAAAATAAGAGGTATAAGTGTTTTAGGCAACAATGAAATTTTAGCTGATGCTATAAAAACATATAAGATTTCCAAAGTAGTTATTGCTATGACTCTTCTGAAAGGTGAAGAGATTAGAAATATAGTTAACATCTGCACCAAGCTTGGAGTAAAAACAAGAACCATTCCGAATACCTTTGAGCTTCTTGATAATCGTGTTAGAATTGACAGCATAAGAGATATTCAGATTGAAGACTTATTAAAAAGAGAGCCGATTCAGACAGATATTAAGCAGGTAAAGAATTTAATTAAAAATAAAATTGTACTTGTTACAGGCGCAGGTGGTTCTATAGGAAGCGAACTTTGCAGGCAAATTTTAAATTGTAATCCGGGGAAATTAATACTTCTCGGCCATGGCGAAAATTCAATTTTTGAAATTCAAAATGAGCTGCATACCAGAAAGAAGAAAAATTTTAATCACGTTTCTATAGAATCTGTCATTGCCGATGTAAGGAATAAAACAAGAATTGACCAGACTATAATTGATTATAAACCTGATATAGTTTTTCACGCCGCTGCGCATAAGCACGTGCCTTTAATGGAGGCCAATCCATGTGAAGCGGTAACAAACAATATTCTAGGGACTAAAAATCTTATTGAAGCATGCGCTAAAAATAATATCCAAAACTTCGTAATGATTTCCACTGATAAAGCTGTGAACCCGACAAGTATCATGGGAGCTACGAAGCGTATGGCTGAAATGATTGTTCTGAAGGCAGCAAAAGATTACGGGAAAAATTACGTTGTTGTAAGATTTGGAAATGTTCTAGGAAGCAGAGGAAGCGTTGTTCTTACATTCAAAAAACAAATTGCTGAAGGCGGTCCGGTTACCATTACACATCAGGATATAGTAAGATATTTTATGACAATACCGGAAGCTGTGCAGTTAGTTCTGCAGGCAGCCGAAATAGGTTCAGGCGGTGAAATTTTTGTTTTAGATATGGGTAAACCGATAAAGATAATTGACCTTGCGCATGACATGATAAATCTTTCCGGTTATAAAGTCGGTGAAGATATTAAAATTGTGACAACAGGTCTACGCCCCGGTGAAAAGTTATACGAAGAATTATTTATTGATGGTGAAGAATATGCAAGAACAAAACACATAAAAATTCTGATTGCATCCAATGCAAGTAAAATAATAATTGACAATCTTGATAATACAGTTGAAACTCTTATATCTCATACAGATGATAATAACGACCAGATTGTTCTGAATTATTTAAAAGAAATGCTTTCGGATTTTCAGCATACAAAAGATATTTCGCTGACAAATTATCATTAAATTCTACAATTAAAATTTCACAAAATAATTTATCAAAAAATTTTCCGGAAAAACAACTGACGGCAGTGAGTTTAACCTTAACGAGGAATTTAAAAATTATCTTTTAGCTGCCTCCTTTATTGCCTCATTGTTTTTCTGTACATTTGATCAGAGTTTTACAAGTGTACGCCTTGTTTTTCCGGTACTTCTTTGGATATTAATATTATCCTCAGGTCAGAAGTTAAAAAAATTTGTTTCGGATATAAAATCTTCAGCTGCATTTCTTTTACTCTTATCTGTGTTTATTATTTACCACGGTCTTACACTTCTCTATACACATAATTTCGTTTACGGTCAGAGCAAATTTTACGGAATATTAGTAAATATTATTCTCAATATTTTTGCTTTGCGGTTCCTTCTTGTCAATTTCAGTTTATCGCTCCTTAAAAAATTAGTAACAATAATTTTGTTTTCAGGATTGTTATTGACAATTGTATCTGCCTCATCGGGACCTTTTATTTCATTCTACGATGAATATTCTCAGATGAAAATTTTTGGCATAGGTTTATACAGCCATGTAGGATTTGGGAGATATATGGGATTTGTATTTTTAGTATCGATTATAAATCTTATCTATTTTGATTTTCTTAAAAAATTTCAAATTGATAAAATATTTTTTTTAATAAGTTTTGCTGGATTAATACTTAGCGGACTTCGCGGAGCAATAGTAAGCTCGCTGTTAATTACAGCCTGTATCATTATTTATGCGCTTATCAAAAAAAAGATTTCCTTTGTAAAAATACTTTCATTTCTTTCAGCAGGGATTATTCTGCTTGCAGCCATAGTTTATTTCAATAATTCATTTTCAATTTTATTTGAGAGGTTTACTCAGGTTTTTAATATTT from Bacteroidota bacterium carries:
- a CDS encoding sugar transferase, which translates into the protein MIRFFDLLISFLGLILFSPILVIASLLIIIDSKLPVLYKQSRVGLLNRDFELYKFRTMKVNSGNNSFLTSDPEANRITSAGKVLRKFKIDELPQLWNVLKGDMSFVGPRPELRKYVNLYTEQQKEILKVKPGITDYATIKFINEEELLAKSDNPEKLYINKILPEKILLNRLYLNNIKVTEYFKIIFLTIYYIIRQRQGETKP
- a CDS encoding polysaccharide biosynthesis protein yields the protein MFLNPYLKKIRNRHLLILDVLFFLISPFLALLLRVEDASFITIHIVAIFNYVLVSLFIKLIVNYYLGLYKKFWHVASIDELAKIILAFILFNTFQYAFLILLRSQVKIFDGIPNSLPLIDSFITYIFFSASRFSIRLIERLEQRKNLRGSGEKVLIYGAGKAGVKIVEEMQRHPSNGLNPVAFIDDDKKKAGLKIRGISVLGNNEILADAIKTYKISKVVIAMTLLKGEEIRNIVNICTKLGVKTRTIPNTFELLDNRVRIDSIRDIQIEDLLKREPIQTDIKQVKNLIKNKIVLVTGAGGSIGSELCRQILNCNPGKLILLGHGENSIFEIQNELHTRKKKNFNHVSIESVIADVRNKTRIDQTIIDYKPDIVFHAAAHKHVPLMEANPCEAVTNNILGTKNLIEACAKNNIQNFVMISTDKAVNPTSIMGATKRMAEMIVLKAAKDYGKNYVVVRFGNVLGSRGSVVLTFKKQIAEGGPVTITHQDIVRYFMTIPEAVQLVLQAAEIGSGGEIFVLDMGKPIKIIDLAHDMINLSGYKVGEDIKIVTTGLRPGEKLYEELFIDGEEYARTKHIKILIASNASKIIIDNLDNTVETLISHTDDNNDQIVLNYLKEMLSDFQHTKDISLTNYH
- a CDS encoding O-antigen ligase family protein; amino-acid sequence: MFFCTFDQSFTSVRLVFPVLLWILILSSGQKLKKFVSDIKSSAAFLLLLSVFIIYHGLTLLYTHNFVYGQSKFYGILVNIILNIFALRFLLVNFSLSLLKKLVTIILFSGLLLTIVSASSGPFISFYDEYSQMKIFGIGLYSHVGFGRYMGFVFLVSIINLIYFDFLKKFQIDKIFFLISFAGLILSGLRGAIVSSLLITACIIIYALIKKKISFVKILSFLSAGIILLAAIVYFNNSFSILFERFTQVFNIFHVQQLTDGAIQTRMHIYRTAYEIFSQNIIFGRGLGSFYDESIFIYTKGLKYPHNIFIEYAIELGITGLVFICTLLIYIYRSVLKVNLLLVFLFLYFLLLALFSYSIPFQTGLFSFIAFISLKEENLKMLKNIFINKV